A single region of the Paraburkholderia sp. SOS3 genome encodes:
- a CDS encoding Gfo/Idh/MocA family protein, producing the protein MNRKLSIGIVGVGKIARDQHLPAIAGLERFELVACASRNATVEGVRNYPTIDALLQGEPDLDAISLCATPHVRFDQARAALAAGKHVMLEKPPGASVHEVEVLREMARAAGRTLFATWHSRYSPAVEVAREWLAQRAIQSVHVRWKEDVRRWHPGQEWIWTPGGLGVFDPGINALSIVTRMLPREVILKSAQLHVPSNRQTPIAAELDFVDEAGVPVHASFDWRYGPVEQWEIEVATTDGTLFLTEGGKRLSIAGKPVDLAAEREYPALYERFQWLIDHGEQDVDVRPLRLVADAFLLGSHHAVEPFED; encoded by the coding sequence ATGAACAGAAAACTTTCGATCGGTATCGTCGGCGTCGGCAAGATCGCGCGTGACCAGCATCTGCCCGCCATCGCGGGGCTCGAGCGCTTCGAACTCGTTGCGTGCGCGAGCCGCAATGCGACAGTCGAAGGCGTGCGCAACTATCCGACCATCGACGCGCTGCTGCAGGGCGAGCCCGATCTCGATGCGATTTCGCTGTGCGCGACGCCGCATGTGCGCTTCGATCAGGCACGCGCCGCGCTCGCGGCCGGCAAGCATGTGATGCTCGAAAAGCCGCCCGGCGCGAGCGTGCACGAAGTCGAAGTGCTGCGCGAGATGGCGCGCGCGGCGGGCCGCACGCTCTTCGCGACCTGGCATTCGCGCTATTCGCCGGCCGTCGAAGTGGCGCGTGAATGGCTTGCGCAGCGCGCGATTCAATCGGTTCATGTGCGCTGGAAAGAAGACGTGCGACGCTGGCACCCGGGCCAGGAGTGGATCTGGACGCCGGGCGGTCTCGGCGTGTTCGATCCGGGCATCAACGCGCTGTCGATCGTCACGCGCATGCTGCCGCGCGAAGTGATCCTGAAGTCTGCGCAGCTTCATGTGCCGTCGAACCGTCAGACGCCGATCGCTGCCGAACTCGATTTCGTCGACGAAGCGGGCGTGCCTGTGCATGCGTCGTTCGACTGGCGCTATGGCCCGGTCGAGCAATGGGAAATCGAAGTCGCGACGACCGACGGCACGCTGTTCCTCACGGAAGGCGGCAAGCGTCTGTCGATCGCGGGCAAGCCCGTCGATCTCGCGGCGGAACGCGAATATCCGGCGCTGTACGAGCGTTTCCAGTGGCTCATCGATCACGGCGAGCAGGACGTCGACGTGCGTCCACTGCGCCTCGTGGCTGATGCATTCCTGCTCGGCAGCCACCATGCAGTCGAGCCTTTCGAGGACTGA
- a CDS encoding dihydrodipicolinate synthase family protein, protein MVNSPRFSGLFPVAPTPFTASGELDLDGQRRVIDCMVDQKVDGICILANYSEQFVLTDAERDTLVDLCLSHTAGRVPVMATCSHFSTQIASERARRAVAAGASIIMVMPPYHGASLRVDENAMFEHFARIADAAGVPVMIQDAPLSGVALSVPFLVRVAKELPLVRYFKIEVPGAAAKLRALIAAGGDAIEGPFDGEEAITLMPDLDAGATGTMSSALLPDLIRPVFDAFRAGRRDEARAGYARILPLINYENRQCGLRATKTVMMEGGVIRSDAVRHPLEALSGATRAELLELAREANPLALRWGH, encoded by the coding sequence GTGGTCAACTCGCCTCGCTTCTCCGGTCTTTTCCCCGTCGCGCCGACACCGTTTACTGCGTCGGGCGAACTCGACCTCGACGGCCAGCGGCGCGTGATCGATTGCATGGTCGATCAGAAGGTCGACGGCATCTGCATTCTCGCGAACTACTCGGAGCAATTCGTGCTGACCGATGCGGAGCGCGACACGCTCGTCGATCTGTGTCTCTCGCATACGGCTGGCCGCGTTCCCGTGATGGCGACCTGCAGTCACTTCAGCACGCAGATCGCCAGCGAGCGCGCGCGGCGCGCTGTCGCGGCCGGCGCGAGCATCATCATGGTGATGCCGCCGTATCACGGCGCTTCGCTGCGTGTAGACGAAAACGCCATGTTCGAGCACTTCGCGCGCATTGCCGATGCGGCGGGCGTGCCCGTCATGATTCAGGATGCGCCGCTTTCCGGCGTTGCGCTGTCGGTGCCGTTCCTGGTCCGTGTCGCCAAAGAGTTGCCGCTCGTGCGCTACTTCAAGATCGAAGTGCCGGGCGCGGCCGCGAAGCTGCGCGCGCTGATCGCCGCCGGCGGCGACGCAATCGAAGGGCCGTTCGACGGCGAGGAAGCGATCACGCTGATGCCCGACCTCGACGCCGGCGCGACCGGCACGATGTCGAGCGCGCTGCTGCCGGACCTGATCCGTCCTGTGTTCGACGCGTTCCGCGCCGGGCGCCGCGACGAGGCGCGCGCCGGCTACGCACGCATCCTGCCGCTCATCAACTACGAAAACCGCCAGTGCGGGTTGCGTGCGACCAAAACCGTCATGATGGAAGGCGGCGTGATCAGGAGCGATGCGGTGCGTCATCCGCTCGAAGCGCTGTCGGGTGCGACGCGCGCAGAACTGCTCGAACTCGCGCGCGAAGCGAATCCGCTCGCGCTGCGCTGGGGTCATTGA
- a CDS encoding IlvD/Edd family dehydratase, whose translation MTDQPRKLRSAQWFGTADKNGFMYRSWMKNQGIPDHEFNGKPIIGICNTFSELTPCNAHFRKLAEHVKRGVFEAGGFPVEFPVFSNGESNLRPTAMFTRNLASMDVEESIRGNPIDAVVLLAGCDKTTPALLMGAASCDVPAILVTGGPMLNGKHHGRDIGSGTVVWQLSEQVKAGKISIHEFMSAEAGMSRSAGTCNTMGTASTMACMAEALGVTLPHNAAIPAVDARRYVLAHMSGMRIVEMALQDLRLSKLLTREAFENAIRANAAIGGSTNAAIHLKAIAGRIGVDLSLDDWTRIGRGTPTVVDLQPSGRFLMEEFYYAGGLPAVLRRLGEAGLLPHPDALTANGHSLWDNVKDAPNYNDEVIRPLDKPLVADGGLCVLRGNLAPNGAVLKPSAATPALLKHRGRAVVFENFDDYKKRIVDPELDVTADSVLVMKNCGPKGYPGMAEVGNMGLPPKLLAQGVTDMVRVSDARMSGTAYGTVVLHVAPEARAGGPLAVVRDGDWIELDCEAGKLRVDIDEKEMVARLAEWKEMQKPNPKDATGYRNLYIEHVLQADEGCDFDFLVGCRGAEVPSHSH comes from the coding sequence ATGACTGATCAACCCCGCAAGCTCCGCTCGGCCCAGTGGTTCGGCACCGCCGACAAGAACGGCTTCATGTATCGCAGCTGGATGAAGAACCAGGGCATTCCGGATCACGAATTCAACGGTAAGCCGATCATCGGCATTTGCAATACGTTCTCGGAGCTGACGCCTTGCAATGCGCATTTCCGTAAGCTCGCCGAACACGTGAAGCGCGGCGTGTTCGAAGCGGGCGGCTTCCCCGTCGAGTTCCCGGTATTTTCGAATGGCGAGTCGAATCTGCGGCCCACCGCGATGTTCACGCGCAACCTCGCGAGCATGGACGTCGAGGAATCGATTCGCGGCAATCCGATCGATGCGGTCGTGCTGCTCGCCGGCTGCGACAAAACCACGCCCGCGCTGCTGATGGGCGCGGCAAGCTGCGATGTGCCGGCCATTCTCGTGACCGGCGGCCCGATGCTGAACGGCAAGCATCATGGCCGCGATATCGGGTCGGGCACCGTCGTCTGGCAGTTGTCCGAACAGGTCAAGGCCGGCAAGATTTCGATTCACGAGTTCATGTCGGCCGAAGCGGGCATGTCGCGTTCGGCAGGCACCTGCAACACCATGGGCACCGCATCGACGATGGCGTGCATGGCCGAAGCGCTCGGCGTGACGCTGCCGCACAACGCGGCGATTCCCGCGGTCGACGCGCGCCGCTATGTGCTTGCGCATATGTCCGGCATGCGTATTGTCGAGATGGCGCTGCAAGACTTGCGGCTGTCGAAGCTGCTCACGCGCGAAGCATTCGAAAACGCGATCCGCGCGAACGCGGCGATCGGCGGCTCGACCAATGCAGCGATTCACCTGAAGGCGATCGCCGGCCGCATCGGCGTGGACCTTTCGCTCGACGACTGGACGCGCATCGGCCGCGGCACGCCGACCGTCGTCGACCTGCAGCCGTCGGGCCGCTTCCTGATGGAAGAGTTCTATTACGCGGGCGGCCTGCCCGCGGTGCTGCGCCGCCTCGGCGAAGCGGGCCTGCTGCCGCACCCGGATGCCCTGACGGCGAACGGCCACTCGCTGTGGGACAACGTGAAGGACGCGCCGAACTATAACGACGAAGTGATTCGCCCGCTCGACAAGCCGCTCGTCGCCGACGGCGGTCTGTGCGTGCTGCGCGGCAACCTCGCGCCGAACGGCGCGGTGCTGAAGCCGTCGGCGGCTACACCCGCGCTGCTCAAGCACCGCGGCCGCGCGGTCGTGTTCGAGAACTTCGACGACTACAAAAAACGCATCGTCGACCCCGAGCTCGACGTCACCGCCGATTCGGTGCTGGTCATGAAGAACTGCGGTCCGAAGGGCTATCCGGGCATGGCCGAAGTCGGCAACATGGGCCTGCCGCCGAAGCTGCTCGCGCAAGGCGTGACCGACATGGTGCGCGTCTCCGACGCGCGCATGAGCGGCACCGCGTACGGCACCGTCGTGCTGCACGTCGCGCCCGAGGCGCGCGCGGGCGGCCCGCTTGCGGTCGTGCGCGACGGCGACTGGATCGAACTCGACTGCGAGGCCGGCAAGCTGCGCGTCGATATCGACGAAAAGGAAATGGTCGCGCGCCTTGCCGAATGGAAGGAAATGCAAAAGCCGAACCCGAAGGATGCGACCGGCTACCGGAACCTGTATATCGAGCACGTGCTGCAAGCCGACGAAGGCTGCGACTTCGACTTCCTCGTCGGTTGCCGCGGTGCGGAAGTGCCGTCGCACTCGCACTGA
- a CDS encoding FadR/GntR family transcriptional regulator, giving the protein MDYRHLQKRKSMHARIVQELGIEIVSGRLQPGERLPAESTLCEQYGVSRPVLREATRVLVAKGLVVSKPRVGSIVRGRDEWHMLDPDVLYWTLNSIPEGEFFRALMTVRRIIEPAAAALAATAATDEDLKRINSAYDQMEHAQNAGALLEPDLEFHRAIMAATHNDMLAYIGNMMSLALSESIKLTSRHPDTHALSLPRHKAILTAILNRDALGARQASLVQLENARVDADSILGFAARGLG; this is encoded by the coding sequence ATGGACTATCGGCACCTCCAGAAACGAAAAAGCATGCATGCCCGCATCGTGCAGGAACTGGGCATCGAGATCGTCAGCGGGCGGTTGCAGCCGGGCGAACGGCTGCCGGCGGAATCCACCCTCTGTGAACAGTATGGAGTGAGCCGGCCCGTTCTGCGCGAAGCGACGCGCGTGCTCGTGGCGAAAGGGCTCGTCGTTTCGAAGCCGCGTGTGGGCAGCATCGTGCGCGGGCGCGACGAGTGGCACATGCTCGATCCCGACGTGCTGTACTGGACGCTCAACAGCATTCCCGAAGGCGAGTTCTTCCGCGCGCTGATGACGGTGCGGCGCATCATCGAACCGGCGGCCGCGGCGCTTGCGGCGACAGCGGCCACCGACGAAGACCTCAAACGGATCAACTCCGCGTACGACCAGATGGAACACGCGCAAAACGCCGGCGCGCTGCTCGAGCCGGACCTCGAATTTCACCGCGCGATCATGGCTGCAACGCACAACGACATGCTCGCGTATATCGGCAACATGATGTCGCTTGCGCTATCGGAGTCGATCAAGCTGACGAGCCGCCACCCGGACACGCACGCGTTGTCGCTACCGCGGCATAAGGCGATTCTGACGGCGATTTTGAATCGCGATGCACTCGGCGCGCGGCAAGCGAGCCTCGTGCAGCTCGAAAACGCGCGCGTCGATGCCGATTCGATTCTCGGGTTCGCGGCGCGCGGGCTAGGCTAG
- a CDS encoding response regulator: protein MPTSLEQADAKPDRQAAVATVDEANFRRIIRRNIALPLAVGLVTVAVFAVLIAYLVSTVNWVEHSERVIGDANEALRLAVDRESSLRGFLLTGDDEFLAPYQAGQPRFQSQIAELTGLVADNPPQIEKLKTIQAIQARWNTYAQQMIDAKRKHQDVSDVVAAGRGKAEFDETRRIFGEFLEIEQDLRRQRSESARSLTGTTVVVFLVFSVLISALLAFRGRRDLLNLSGNYDAVLRQQLAHTEQLQQQVWLRSGQRLLAEKVVGQATAPLVGRAILEFLTQYLDVVVAALYVRDRVNGELRRVTTYGFSAESEQNTRNFHDGESLVGQAAFSRRTIVLEQVPDNYIKVVSGTGAGTPTSVIVQPIENDGMVNGIVEMGFMRPVSVRDQEFLQLVSTSIGDFIEAALYRERLQDALAETQQLNEELQVQQEELRVSNEGLEERGHALVESQARLEAQQAELEQTNVQLEEYAQRLERQKAELIAAQDELSANAARLEQSSRYKSEFLANMSHELRTPLNSSLILARLLQENRNGNLTSEQVRYAETIHASNSDLLVLINDILDLSKVEAGQITIEPTGVSIDALLRSLREMFEPMAAARHLRFSAQRAPGVPNTIVTDGQRLTQILRNLLSNALKFTERGEVALDVAADEAGLLRFDVRDTGIGIAEDKLEMIFDAFQQADGSTSRHYGGSGLGLSISREFARLLGGRIGVVSDLGRGSVFTLWLPTEFPAEAAAPIAQTAPAPAGELRGASSGAAGPTGPARGAGRGAAAPAGTGSAAQRASDASAAGTPNGARASGGLRSDAARQPIDDDRDNRKHDQRLILAVEDDLAFAEILRDLAHELEFDFIHATDAASGVAMVRDLQPTAVLLDVGLPDRSGLTVLEWLKNDPDTRHIPIHIVSATDHAAKALHLGAVGYTLKPTARTTLEAAIRRLETRLQQHMKRVLVIEDDRAMRESIRALLQGESTEIVAVATLGEALEELERTQFDCVVTDLALPDGTGYDLLERMAADPALQTLPVIVYTGRMLSGDEEHRLRRYSKSIIIKGAKSPERLLDEVTLFLHSVESSLAPEQQRMLRTVRQRDNAFEGRTILLAEDDVRNIFALSHVIEPLGARLEIARNGREALDLLEQGVDVDLVLMDIMMPEMDGLTATAQIRANPRFSQLPIIALTAKAMAHDRQRCLEAGADDYISKPIDVDKLISLCRVWLRQR from the coding sequence ATGCCGACATCACTAGAACAAGCGGACGCGAAGCCCGACAGGCAGGCGGCTGTCGCAACCGTCGACGAGGCGAATTTCAGGCGCATCATCCGGCGCAATATCGCATTGCCGCTCGCGGTCGGGCTCGTTACGGTCGCCGTGTTCGCGGTGCTGATCGCGTACCTCGTCTCGACGGTGAACTGGGTCGAACATTCGGAGCGCGTGATCGGCGATGCAAACGAGGCGCTGCGCCTCGCGGTCGATCGCGAGTCGTCGCTGCGCGGCTTCCTGCTGACCGGCGACGACGAGTTTCTCGCACCGTATCAGGCCGGCCAGCCGCGCTTCCAGTCGCAGATCGCCGAGCTGACCGGGCTGGTTGCGGACAACCCGCCGCAAATCGAAAAGCTGAAGACCATTCAGGCGATCCAGGCGCGCTGGAACACGTACGCGCAGCAAATGATCGATGCGAAGCGCAAGCATCAGGACGTCAGCGATGTCGTTGCCGCCGGCCGCGGCAAGGCCGAATTCGACGAGACACGCCGCATATTCGGCGAATTTCTGGAGATCGAGCAAGACCTGCGGCGCCAGCGGTCTGAGTCGGCGCGCAGCCTGACCGGCACCACCGTCGTCGTGTTCCTCGTGTTCAGCGTGCTGATCAGCGCACTGCTCGCGTTTCGCGGCCGCCGCGATCTGCTCAATCTTTCCGGTAATTACGACGCCGTGTTGCGGCAGCAGCTCGCGCACACCGAACAGTTGCAGCAGCAGGTGTGGCTGCGTTCGGGGCAGCGGCTGCTCGCGGAAAAAGTGGTCGGCCAGGCGACGGCGCCGCTCGTCGGCCGTGCGATTCTCGAGTTTCTTACGCAGTACCTCGACGTCGTCGTGGCCGCGCTTTATGTGCGCGACCGGGTCAACGGCGAATTGCGGCGCGTCACGACTTACGGCTTCAGCGCGGAAAGCGAGCAGAACACGCGCAACTTCCATGACGGCGAAAGCCTCGTCGGCCAGGCGGCCTTCTCGCGCCGGACCATCGTGCTAGAACAGGTGCCCGACAACTACATCAAGGTCGTCTCGGGTACGGGCGCGGGCACGCCGACGAGTGTGATCGTGCAGCCGATCGAGAACGACGGCATGGTCAACGGCATCGTCGAAATGGGCTTCATGCGGCCCGTCAGCGTCCGCGATCAGGAATTCCTGCAACTCGTGTCCACGAGCATCGGCGACTTTATCGAAGCGGCGCTTTATCGCGAGCGGCTGCAGGATGCGCTCGCCGAAACGCAGCAGCTCAACGAGGAACTGCAGGTGCAGCAGGAAGAACTGCGCGTGTCGAACGAAGGACTCGAGGAACGCGGGCACGCGCTCGTGGAATCGCAGGCGCGGCTCGAAGCCCAGCAGGCAGAGCTCGAACAGACGAATGTGCAGCTCGAGGAATACGCGCAGCGGCTCGAACGGCAGAAGGCCGAACTGATCGCCGCGCAGGACGAGCTCTCCGCGAATGCCGCGCGGCTCGAGCAATCGAGCCGCTACAAGTCCGAGTTCCTCGCCAACATGTCGCACGAACTGCGTACACCGCTCAACAGCTCGCTGATTCTCGCGAGACTGCTGCAGGAAAACCGCAACGGCAATCTGACCAGCGAACAGGTGCGCTACGCGGAAACCATTCACGCATCGAACAGCGACCTGCTCGTGCTGATCAACGACATTCTCGATCTGTCGAAGGTCGAGGCCGGGCAGATCACGATCGAGCCGACCGGCGTGTCGATCGACGCGCTGCTGCGATCGCTGCGCGAAATGTTCGAGCCAATGGCGGCCGCGAGGCATCTGCGATTCTCGGCGCAGCGCGCGCCCGGCGTGCCGAATACGATCGTCACCGACGGCCAGCGTCTCACGCAGATTCTGCGCAACCTGCTCTCCAATGCGCTGAAGTTCACCGAGCGCGGCGAAGTCGCACTCGACGTCGCTGCCGACGAAGCAGGCTTGTTGCGTTTCGACGTGCGCGACACCGGCATTGGTATCGCCGAGGATAAGCTCGAAATGATTTTCGACGCGTTCCAGCAGGCGGACGGGTCCACGAGCCGTCACTACGGCGGCAGCGGCCTCGGGCTGTCGATTTCGCGCGAGTTCGCGCGGCTGCTCGGCGGACGCATCGGCGTAGTCAGCGATCTCGGCCGAGGCAGCGTGTTCACGCTGTGGCTACCGACCGAGTTCCCGGCTGAAGCCGCGGCGCCCATCGCGCAGACCGCGCCGGCACCGGCGGGCGAACTGCGCGGCGCATCGTCGGGTGCAGCGGGCCCGACAGGCCCGGCGCGCGGCGCCGGGCGCGGCGCTGCCGCGCCGGCCGGCACAGGCAGCGCAGCGCAGCGCGCATCGGACGCATCGGCGGCCGGCACGCCTAACGGCGCGCGCGCGTCCGGTGGCTTGCGCTCCGACGCGGCGCGACAGCCGATCGACGACGACCGCGACAACCGCAAGCACGACCAGCGCCTGATTCTTGCCGTCGAAGACGACCTTGCGTTCGCCGAGATCCTGCGCGATCTCGCGCACGAACTCGAATTCGACTTCATCCACGCGACCGACGCCGCGAGCGGCGTCGCGATGGTGCGCGACCTGCAGCCAACCGCGGTGCTGCTCGACGTCGGCTTGCCGGACCGCTCGGGTTTGACGGTCCTCGAATGGTTGAAGAACGACCCGGACACGCGCCACATTCCGATTCATATCGTGTCCGCCACCGACCATGCCGCAAAGGCGCTGCATCTGGGCGCGGTCGGCTACACGCTGAAGCCCACCGCGCGCACGACGCTCGAGGCCGCGATTCGCCGCCTCGAAACACGCCTGCAGCAGCATATGAAGCGCGTGCTCGTGATCGAAGACGACCGCGCGATGCGCGAAAGCATCCGCGCGCTGCTGCAAGGCGAAAGCACCGAGATCGTCGCCGTGGCGACGCTCGGAGAAGCGCTCGAAGAACTCGAGCGCACGCAGTTCGATTGCGTCGTCACCGACCTGGCGCTGCCCGACGGCACCGGCTACGACCTGCTCGAACGGATGGCCGCCGATCCGGCCCTGCAGACGCTGCCCGTGATCGTCTACACGGGCCGCATGCTGTCGGGCGACGAGGAACATCGTCTGCGGCGCTATTCGAAGTCGATCATTATCAAAGGGGCGAAATCGCCCGAGCGGCTGCTCGACGAAGTGACGCTGTTTCTGCACAGCGTGGAGTCGTCGCTTGCGCCCGAACAGCAACGGATGCTGCGCACCGTGCGGCAGCGCGACAACGCGTTCGAAGGCCGCACGATCCTGCTCGCGGAAGACGACGTGCGCAATATCTTCGCGCTGTCGCACGTGATCGAACCGCTCGGCGCGAGGCTCGAAATCGCGCGCAACGGCCGCGAAGCGCTCGATCTGCTCGAACAGGGCGTCGATGTCGACCTCGTACTGATGGACATCATGATGCCGGAGATGGACGGCTTGACCGCGACTGCGCAGATTCGCGCGAATCCTCGCTTCTCGCAGTTGCCGATCATCGCGCTGACCGCGAAGGCGATGGCGCACGACCGGCAACGCTGCCTCGAAGCCGGCGCCGACGACTATATTTCGAAGCCGATCGACGTCGACAAGCTGATCTCGCTGTGCCGCGTGTGGCTGCGGCAACGATAG
- a CDS encoding CheR family methyltransferase: MTRSSYELSPQRMHDFDIELKLLLEAIYLKYQHDFRHYAMSSLRRRLAQALDEFGVTTLSQLQDRIMRSEDEFGRLFHYLTVQVSDMFRDPQYFLALREHVLPLLQTYPSIKVWVAGCSTGEELWSLKILFDEEGLTERTLFYATDINPGALARAEAGIYALDRVAGFTRNYLAAGGKHSLSDYYHAAYGGARFAGSLSDRVVFADHSLSTDEVFLEAHLVSCRNVLIYFDRGLQDRALGLFSRSLVRRGFLGLGSKESLRFSNHYDGFEEFRESERIYQKR, translated from the coding sequence ATGACCCGCTCGTCCTACGAGCTGTCGCCGCAACGAATGCACGATTTCGACATCGAGCTGAAGCTGTTGCTCGAAGCGATCTATCTCAAGTACCAGCACGACTTCCGTCACTACGCGATGTCGTCGTTGCGGCGCCGGCTTGCCCAGGCGCTCGACGAATTCGGCGTGACCACGCTATCGCAGCTGCAGGACCGCATCATGCGCAGCGAGGATGAATTCGGCCGGCTGTTTCACTACCTGACGGTGCAGGTCAGCGACATGTTCCGCGACCCGCAGTACTTCCTCGCGCTGCGCGAACACGTGCTGCCGCTGCTGCAGACGTATCCGTCGATCAAGGTATGGGTAGCCGGCTGCAGCACGGGCGAGGAATTATGGTCGCTGAAGATTCTGTTCGACGAAGAGGGTTTGACCGAACGAACGCTGTTCTACGCGACCGACATCAACCCGGGCGCGCTTGCGCGCGCCGAAGCGGGCATCTACGCGCTCGACCGCGTCGCCGGCTTTACGCGCAATTATCTGGCGGCGGGAGGCAAGCATTCGCTGTCCGACTATTATCATGCGGCGTATGGCGGTGCGCGCTTCGCCGGTTCGCTGAGCGACCGCGTGGTATTCGCCGACCATAGCCTCTCGACCGACGAGGTGTTTCTCGAAGCGCATCTCGTGTCGTGCCGCAACGTGCTGATCTATTTCGATCGCGGCCTGCAGGACCGCGCGCTCGGCCTTTTCAGCCGCTCGCTCGTGCGGCGCGGCTTTCTGGGACTAGGCAGCAAGGAGAGCCTGCGCTTTTCGAACCACTACGACGGATTCGAAGAGTTTCGGGAATCCGAACGCATCTATCAGAAACGATAA
- a CDS encoding chemotaxis protein CheB has protein sequence MRDDRASAAAPPQARRSARALDAFDAVVLGGSAGGIEVIAMLLAALPAGFASAVLVVSHLSADRPSYLVESLRHRCRLPVVEPDSGESVVAGRVHVAPPGYHMLVDDDRTIALSVDSSVRFSRPSIDVLFESAAHAYASRLLGILLSGANDDGAHGLEVIRAMGGIAWVQDPQTASSATMPRAAIARGAVDDILSPTLMAQRLAALQASS, from the coding sequence ATGCGAGACGACAGAGCCAGTGCCGCCGCCCCGCCGCAGGCGCGCCGTTCCGCGCGCGCGTTGGACGCGTTCGACGCGGTCGTGCTCGGCGGGTCTGCCGGCGGCATCGAAGTGATCGCCATGCTGCTGGCTGCGTTGCCCGCCGGCTTTGCATCGGCCGTGCTCGTCGTTTCGCACCTGTCGGCCGACCGGCCCAGCTACCTCGTCGAATCGCTGCGACACCGCTGCCGGTTGCCGGTCGTCGAACCGGATTCGGGTGAAAGCGTCGTCGCGGGTCGTGTACACGTCGCGCCGCCCGGATATCACATGCTCGTCGACGACGATCGCACGATTGCACTGTCGGTCGATTCGTCGGTGCGTTTCTCGAGACCGTCGATCGACGTGCTGTTCGAATCGGCAGCGCATGCGTACGCGTCGCGGCTGCTCGGCATTCTGCTGTCGGGCGCGAACGACGACGGCGCGCATGGCCTCGAAGTGATCCGCGCAATGGGCGGCATCGCATGGGTGCAGGACCCGCAAACAGCAAGTTCGGCTACCATGCCGCGCGCGGCGATCGCTCGGGGAGCGGTCGACGACATTCTTTCTCCAACTCTCATGGCCCAGCGGCTCGCCGCGTTGCAGGCCTCATCGTGA
- a CDS encoding hybrid sensor histidine kinase/response regulator produces the protein MAHPSVNILIVDDTAHNITALEALLSRPGVELLVANSGTAALDLLLKHDAALAILDVNMPGMNGFELASLMRGSPRTSHVPIIFLTATAEDASRTFRGYEAGAVDFLHKPFDPRILQSKVDVFVQLEQHKRQLAEQLLATRQLLEANEMLMAVLGHDLRTPLGTVLASAEYLARIAPDEQAATVANRIRNSSMRMSRMVHQLLNLARLQGGRMPLAPRNADLAALCGSVIEEFATQEGVERIALDARGNCTGNWDTDLLWQAISNLISNALHHGAQDSGIAVEVDGGEAGRESAHITLTITNGGAIPPNVMPHLFEAFGSTTPGRRAVDNRLPAAQPKDGRPRGGLGLGLHIVRTIVQMHGGKVCGASDAERGTVFTIELPRAAPGMSR, from the coding sequence ATGGCGCATCCATCAGTCAATATTCTGATCGTCGACGACACCGCCCATAACATCACGGCGCTCGAAGCGTTGCTGTCGCGTCCCGGTGTCGAACTGCTCGTCGCCAACTCGGGGACCGCGGCGCTCGATCTGCTGCTCAAGCACGATGCCGCGCTTGCGATTCTCGACGTCAACATGCCGGGCATGAACGGCTTCGAACTGGCATCGCTGATGCGCGGCAGCCCGCGCACGTCGCACGTACCGATCATTTTCCTGACCGCAACCGCTGAAGACGCGTCCCGCACGTTCCGCGGCTACGAAGCGGGCGCCGTCGACTTCCTGCATAAGCCGTTCGATCCGCGCATTCTGCAATCGAAGGTCGATGTGTTCGTGCAGCTCGAGCAGCACAAGCGGCAGCTCGCCGAGCAGCTGCTCGCCACGCGTCAGTTGCTCGAAGCGAACGAGATGCTGATGGCCGTGCTCGGACACGATCTGCGCACGCCGCTAGGCACCGTGCTCGCGTCGGCCGAGTACCTTGCGCGCATCGCGCCGGACGAACAGGCGGCGACGGTCGCGAACCGCATCAGGAACAGCTCGATGCGGATGTCGCGGATGGTGCATCAACTGCTGAACCTCGCGCGGCTGCAAGGCGGCCGGATGCCGCTTGCGCCGCGCAACGCCGACCTCGCGGCGCTCTGCGGTTCGGTCATCGAAGAGTTCGCGACGCAGGAAGGCGTCGAACGCATCGCACTCGATGCGCGCGGCAACTGCACCGGCAACTGGGACACCGATCTGCTGTGGCAAGCAATTTCCAATCTGATCAGCAATGCGTTGCATCACGGCGCGCAGGACAGCGGCATTGCCGTCGAAGTCGACGGCGGCGAAGCGGGGCGAGAGTCCGCTCACATTACGCTGACCATTACGAACGGGGGCGCAATTCCGCCAAACGTGATGCCGCATCTGTTCGAAGCGTTCGGCAGCACGACGCCGGGCCGGCGCGCGGTCGACAACCGCTTGCCCGCCGCACAACCCAAGGACGGCCGCCCTCGCGGAGGACTCGGGCTCGGCCTGCATATCGTGCGTACGATCGTGCAAATGCACGGCGGTAAAGTGTGCGGCGCGTCGGATGCGGAACGCGGCACCGTTTTTACGATCGAATTGCCGCGCGCAGCGCCCGGCATGTCTCGCTGA